Proteins encoded in a region of the Campylobacter geochelonis genome:
- a CDS encoding sulfite exporter TauE/SafE family protein: MFQTYAILAICFISAFFHSLSGFGFPLIATPLLFMVASPKEAILLTLFPTLFMNLISIWGIKNAFLVLKKYIILSLFIIVGSYAGSYILITYPSDIYKVLLSIIIILYLLKDKIHLNFTTFLEKHKMVGLACFGLVAGVVGGLVNVMLVVIVILILELKLDKNDSIVVMNFSFLTSKLTQIATFFSHGEIGKSEFLYGMMAVGACIAAVYISRKIVKPLSEQTFRKFLKWVMILFAILLLVQYFAKFI; encoded by the coding sequence GTGTTTCAAACTTATGCGATTTTAGCTATATGTTTCATATCTGCATTTTTTCACTCACTTTCGGGCTTTGGTTTCCCACTTATCGCTACGCCACTGCTTTTTATGGTTGCGTCTCCAAAAGAGGCTATTTTACTAACCCTTTTTCCAACTCTTTTTATGAATTTAATAAGCATTTGGGGGATTAAAAATGCCTTTTTAGTGCTTAAAAAATATATTATTTTAAGTTTGTTTATCATAGTTGGAAGTTATGCCGGAAGTTATATTTTAATAACTTATCCTAGCGATATTTATAAAGTATTATTATCTATAATTATTATACTATATCTTTTAAAAGATAAAATTCACCTAAATTTTACCACATTTTTAGAGAAGCATAAAATGGTTGGGTTAGCCTGTTTTGGGCTAGTTGCTGGAGTTGTTGGCGGACTTGTAAATGTTATGTTAGTTGTGATTGTTATTTTAATCTTAGAGCTTAAACTTGATAAGAACGACTCGATAGTTGTGATGAATTTTTCATTTTTAACCAGCAAACTAACTCAAATCGCTACTTTTTTTAGTCACGGTGAAATTGGAAAAAGTGAGTTTTTATACGGTATGATGGCTGTTGGAGCGTGTATTGCAGCTGTTTATATCTCAAGGAAGATAGTAAAGCCATTAAGCGAGCAGACATTTAGGAAATTCTTAAAATGGGTTATGATTTTGTTTGCGATATTACTTTTGGTACAGTATTTTGCTAAATTTATATAA
- the zupT gene encoding zinc transporter ZupT translates to MKFTFLRINMNENFLFALALTTLAGLSTGIGGIISCFAKRENYKFLTISLGFSAGVMIYVSFVEILQESIELSAKNLDGKFGEILPILAFFAGIAIIAIIDKAIPQEDNPHEFSSMGDHASKKLMRTGIFTALAIAIHNFPEGLATFISAYSNPQVAIAIAFAIALHNIPEGIAVASPIYQATGSKKKAIFYSFSSGLAEPIGGIIGFLLLMPFLNDVVLAVVFAVVAGIMVYISIDELLPAAETFGEHHLGIGGFVAGMAVMALSLLIL, encoded by the coding sequence ATAAAATTTACATTTTTAAGGATAAATATGAATGAGAATTTTTTATTTGCACTCGCTTTAACCACGCTAGCTGGGCTAAGTACCGGCATAGGTGGGATTATATCGTGCTTTGCAAAGAGAGAAAACTATAAATTTTTAACAATTAGCCTTGGCTTTTCAGCCGGAGTCATGATATATGTTTCGTTTGTTGAGATTTTGCAAGAGAGCATTGAGCTAAGTGCTAAAAATTTAGATGGTAAATTTGGCGAAATTTTGCCTATTTTGGCGTTTTTTGCTGGGATCGCTATCATCGCTATTATCGATAAGGCGATACCACAAGAAGACAACCCTCACGAGTTTTCTTCCATGGGCGACCACGCTAGCAAAAAGCTTATGAGAACTGGGATTTTCACGGCACTAGCTATCGCCATTCACAACTTTCCAGAAGGTTTGGCGACATTTATCTCTGCTTATAGCAACCCACAAGTTGCAATCGCTATTGCATTTGCTATCGCGCTTCACAACATTCCTGAAGGCATTGCGGTCGCATCGCCAATCTATCAAGCAACTGGAAGTAAGAAAAAAGCTATTTTTTACTCTTTTTCATCAGGACTTGCAGAGCCAATAGGCGGAATTATCGGCTTTTTACTACTTATGCCATTTTTAAACGATGTCGTTTTGGCTGTGGTTTTTGCGGTGGTTGCTGGGATAATGGTTTATATCTCTATCGATGAGCTTTTGCCTGCAGCGGAGACTTTTGGCGAACATCACTTAGGCATAGGCGGATTTGTCGCTGGTATGGCGGTTATGGCGTTATCGCTTTTGATTTTATAA
- the rimP gene encoding ribosome maturation factor RimP → MVDLKALLSECDVSLYDVETANENKRLIYRIYIVKPGGVTLEDCEKVSRLLSPIYDVEPPVNGDWILEVSSPGLERKLSNFEHFSNSIDELVKITLNDKNVVEGKLIACDDEHIEVQSGEEVAKINFTDIKKAKTYIKW, encoded by the coding sequence ATGGTTGATTTAAAAGCCCTATTAAGCGAGTGTGACGTTAGTTTATATGATGTTGAAACAGCTAATGAAAACAAAAGATTAATTTATAGAATTTACATAGTAAAGCCAGGTGGCGTTACTCTTGAAGATTGCGAAAAAGTTAGCAGACTTCTTTCTCCGATTTATGATGTTGAACCACCTGTAAATGGAGACTGGATACTAGAAGTATCAAGCCCTGGTTTAGAGAGAAAGCTTTCAAATTTTGAACATTTTTCAAACAGTATTGATGAGCTAGTAAAAATTACGTTAAATGATAAAAACGTAGTAGAAGGAAAACTCATAGCGTGCGATGATGAGCATATCGAAGTGCAAAGTGGCGAAGAAGTAGCTAAGATAAATTTTACTGATATTAAAAAAGCAAAAACATATATAAAGTGGTAG
- the rbfA gene encoding 30S ribosome-binding factor RbfA produces the protein MNPHEIRRLRTQSVLKELVPEAISTLGDATLRGLCVTDVECKKGRYDAFVYLDKMMLDEKEQEHVLNQLKKVSRYLENYCMEAEGWFKSPKFHFKFDDILERQNKMDDLFEIISKDLNKNG, from the coding sequence ATGAACCCTCACGAGATAAGAAGACTTCGAACTCAAAGTGTGCTTAAAGAGCTTGTTCCTGAAGCGATATCGACTTTAGGAGATGCGACTTTAAGAGGACTTTGCGTGACAGATGTGGAGTGTAAAAAGGGCAGATATGATGCTTTTGTCTATCTTGATAAGATGATGTTGGATGAAAAAGAGCAAGAGCATGTGCTTAATCAACTAAAAAAAGTAAGTAGATATCTTGAGAACTATTGTATGGAAGCAGAAGGCTGGTTTAAAAGTCCAAAATTTCACTTTAAATTTGATGATATTTTAGAACGCCAAAACAAAATGGACGATTTGTTTGAGATTATAAGCAAGGATTTAAATAAAAATGGTTGA